The genomic window CTAGATTATCTACTGTCTTTGGCTTACACTCTTCTACGATATTATCAAGTTACTCCATATGGTCGACCAACAAGAAGAGTGAGTGGAGAGATTGATGTAAATTTGCCGCCAAGAAAAGATGGTTTTGAGAATACGGCACAGGCTCGTCAACAAGTAACTGATGAGATGTTGAAGATATATttacccaattttttttattaagaaaCACCTAATACCTCCCCgatctttgttttttctttttgcgtGGGTTTTTTCTTCCTGCTAAGTCTTATAGCTCTGTATCCATGACTGTTTGTATGGCGTTTAGCTGCTGTTTTGGTTGCTAATCTTATCAATAGTATCCTTtctttattgataaaaaaaatgccTGACACTTTACAGTTTTCTAGTTTTTCTTTTCATAACTCTATGTCCATAATTTTCTTTTGTACTGTACATGGTAAAAACGGTTTCAAGCAAAATGCTTTTTTTCTTGTGGTGCACGAGAAGCTTGTGAAGACACATCTTTTCTCATTTTTACTTTCCAGGTGAGACGTTATTGTCCGTAGGTTGGGGAAATGAAACTGTGGTAGGGAAAATTGGaacagacagttaagaatattgcacatctatttttatttttattttttcttctttggagTAAATGAGCACTGGATGTAAATGATAACTTCTGCCTTTTAGTTCAGGGTCTCTTCAGTTGTGTTCATGATATTTTTAACATGCATATGTCTAGTTTATTTTCTTGTGCTAGTTTCAACTTCGTTGGTACTTCCTCCACTAGCAATTTGCAGTATCATATTTTATCTCTCaagcttcttgtgtgttttgtcTTGTTAATTGACTGAGAACCTCATCTACTATTAGTGTAAAAGAAATGCCTGCCCCAttcttttcttcatttttgtCAGAACAACAACTACGTGTTCTACAGTATTTGCACTATTTATGTAGCAGAGAATTAGCAGAGGAAAAAACAGGTTATTGCAGTACATAAATAACCCATTAAACCTTACTTCAACCACATTTTGAGTACAACATTGCCTGACTCGATTACATTACTGCAAATTAATGAAAACAAATCCGGCAACTCTAACACACTAagcatcaaaataaaactactgcaCTCATAACCTGACACTAAACTTGAACCCATCATACTTCTGGATTAATATTTTCATTAAGATTTTCACTTCTGGATTCCAAACTTGAGCCCACCATGTTTCGTTCAAGAGTGGACCAGAATTCAGGCATCCTGTTAAGTTCCACCAATATGTCGTGAAGCAAAGCACTATCCGCTTCAATTCTGATTGGAAGATTACCTTCACGCTCTAACTTGTCCTTCCCGATGTGCGGCAAAACATAACGGATTTCTCCACGAGCTTTCATCACCTCCAACATGCATAATTGGTGGGTCAAGAAGACCTTATTGATAATGCGTGGTTCCATATCGTTGTAAGCCTTTTCTACCGCGACAATAAGCTCATCAATGTTATTCATTCTCTGACGATGTTGTATACTCTGAAGTGTATTGAAGTAGCCGAGGTCCAAAGTATTCATATCTGGACTATTTGGAGGTTGATTCTTCAGTTGAATATCGAACCCGTCGATTAATGCTGCATTCTTAAATTTTTCGTCATCCTTCGAAATATGAGGCTTCGCGTTATCTTGTTGAATATAAATGGTACGTGTACTCCCGGTAGTCCATTTAGCACGAATTGCCGGTAGGACTTTGTCGATTAAAAACTCCATTGAAACCTTTTTATCAACTGGATCAATCGGTTTGGTTTCAAGTGTACCGGCTTTCCTATTCTTACTGTTTCTTGCTGCCGGCACTTTTTTAACCATTGCCCATATGCCAATTTTTCCATCAAAAATTAGATTCCCTGAGGAATCATATTGCGGACGTGCAACTGCAGCTGTAAACATAATCTTAGGAATAAATCTCTTGCTTTGACACTCACGATGAGGTTTGGGTTCATCGGGAAGAAGATAATATCTCTGCGATATTTTTGTCATGTTAAACCACTTTTCATCAATATGTACATAATCGAACATATCCTTAAACATTGGTTTAGAATTAAAAGTACTTGTATCAAGCATGTCAATACAATAGTTTAACCTCTTTATTTTTCCATCGTCATTCAAAGCTGGTCTTACTGCACTTGTGTGTGGCTTGACTTTTCCTTCTTTTATCCTCCTATGCAATGTTGTTGTTGACATCTCTATCTCTGCCGCTAATGTGCGAATACAAGTACGGCGATTCAATGGAACTGCCAGTACCCTGTCTCTATCGATTTCCACACGTTTGCGACCAACTCTTGTTGGCTTCCTAGAAGATACATCAGCAGGCATGTTTGAGTtatgattttcttttgatcgatTCCAGATACGAGAAACAGTTGAAACAGACGTCTTGAATATACCAGCAACTCTTGGTATGGAACCTCTTTTAACTCTTCCATTATTGCTATGGGTTAACAGATATTGATAGATACCTAAACGTTCATCATTTTTGAGTTCTCTTGATGCTCTTATTATTGGATTATTAAGAACCATGTCGTCATATCTTGGTACTGCCTCTTCATCACTAGTATTGGATGCTACTTCTTCATCACTCGTTTCTTCAACATCAGAATTTGATAAAGAAAGGTAAGCTTGAGTATTTTCCATGGAAGTATCCATTCTAAAGGGAAGAGGAAAAAATGAACATAAGGAATTGGAAGAGATGAAAGAATAATTGGGGTTTATAAACAAATTGAAAAGAACAGGAGCGAAATAATTTTGGTTAAGAAAATTTAAATTTTGAATAAGTTTTCAAGTGACGCTTCATTCTTCACCTGTGTAattttaggaattggatttggagGGAATATTTGGTCCAATCAAAATCCTTGTAGGAATATTTGGTCCAATCAAAATCTTTGGAGGGAACATTTTTCTCTAATCAGGAGAGAGTATTTGGCTTATCCACTTTCATTTGATTGATTCTATAATTGGAGGGAATATTTGGttaaatcaaaaccaaagatTTGGATACATACTCAGTTGTACATCCCAAGATTAAGGTTTATCCAAGATTATGCACGTTGGCTAAGGTTTATCCAAGATTAAAAAAGCCAAAAATTAGCCTCGCAACATTGTCTTGGTGCATACGCTGCTGAGCTCTCCGTCACAGATTTTCCAGGAGCAATAAATAAATTAGGAACAACCAAGCTGGTCTTACGGGATTGAGAGATTTCATATTTTCAAGAAACACAAACCTAGGtcatttaattttttaattaGGAATTAATATGGGTATTTTAGGAAAGATTTTCCTCTCTTTGTTATTTCTTAATATCCGTGAAAACTCCTAAAAAAGCAACTAAatcggaacggagggagtagtatttCGCCATCTTTTAAAGATTCAACTCTCCTTATGTATTGACAGGATCCAATACCCATTGTCACTGTTGGCATAAGTTCTTGCTGGTCAATTTTCAGCACTTTAGACCAACTCTCTCTCACTCCGTAATCTTTCATCTCCCAAATCTCAAATTTAGTATCAGGAATACTATTCCCTCCGTTTCTTTTTAATAGGTTGgtattgtttttagagaaatttaagaaaattaagagaactaattattgaaaatggtcctcatgacacttgtcaataaaagaagtgaagtgaaatggtccccatgacacttgtcagcaaaagaagtaaagtgaaatggtccacatgacagttgtcatcaaaagaagttaagagaaaagtggtcccaaaaaatttaactaacatttgacttttccgattaggaaaccagcctatttttttgaaacatttatttataaaaaccagtctattaaaaaggaacggagggagtacaaagCAAGCAAAGGCAACCTCTCAACACATCAACAAATCTGTAATCATAATAGGCCATATGTTTTGGTTGTGGTATTTCTTTGAATTCCCCGTCTTCCATATCCATAACAATAATGAAAAGTCGTGTTCGCCACTCCCCACGCAAATTTGCTAGCCAGTGGACAGCCCCATTTAGAAACACCCCATGCTTTCCGCTAATCATATAAGGATTGTACAAACGATAGTTTTCCCATGTATCTGAACCTAAAGAATATATCTCAACTTGAGAAACATCCCTATATGGATGGCATGACAGTAAACTGAGACAAACTTGTAATCACGAGTTCCGGAATCATAACCAAACCCGAAAGATCTGTCCTGAAATCCAAACGCCGGTCTAACTAACTTATACTCTCCGGTACATGGATTCCAGATGTAAAAAATATCACCAGCATGGGAtgcacaaatcaaaccattacaaCTACCCACAATTGTAATACCATCATCACCTCGATGGGGCTTCTCCTCGAATGGGTACATAATCTTTACAGCATCCTCACTAGATATTAATGATTTCGATTCTACGTTATATCTGAGTTTATATCTACTGTTGTGCTTTTCGTTACAAGTAGtttaatattttcatgtttaataTCATAATTAAGTTTTGTACTGTGAAAATTATGATCGAGTAATTTATTCCATAACTTGCATACACACCTGCATCTTCCAATAGAAGTCGGAGATAGGCTAATGAGAATTTCGCTGATTAAATCTAAAGTAAGGTTTCCATTGATCTTCTTCGCTTTCTCTGACTTCTGGTTTCAAACCTAAATTGCAAACAAAAAGTTTAGTGTAGGGTTTTTTATACAAAGCTCTCATTGACCAAATTTGCAAAGGAATCGAACATCAGGTAATGTTACCTGAAATATCCTCTCGTGGGCCGGAAGCCTCAATCGAATATTAGGCAATCGCATTTGGAAGTCCACTTCCGGGAGTTGATGTTACTAGGTGGTCCCCACTGTGTCTCTTTCCTACCACGATTACGTCAAACAGAGAGATTCTATTCGCTTTCTGATTTCTCGTTTCCACCTTGAATCCCAATTCCCAAACGACAAGTTTAGCAGGGTTTTTATATAAATCTCCCATTGCCTAAATTTGGAAGTAATCCGGAGTTGGCAATGTTACCTAAACTGGAACTCATGGCCCGGAATTCGTACCCTCAACTCTGGAAAGTGTCCGTATGACCAAAGTACGTATTGTGACTTAAAACCTAGGTTAcagaaaagccaaaaaaaaaagaaactactAGAGCTCCGGTTTTCACGGTTTTATTAGGGTTCGGGAAAAAAATGGTTTCATCGCTGATTTGGAAAGCCACTGTACCACCAAAGATCTCCTCCTTCATTTGATCGACGCTACGGAATGCTACGTACCCCCAACCTTAGACAACTTGGAAAGACGAGGCATAGAGGTTTTATCTCAGCAATGTGTACTTTGTAGAGATGAGAATGAGACCTTAAGTTGAAACCTAGACTTGAGAAGAAGACTTACTGATGTTGAGATTCTAGAAGCAGTGAGACTTACTGCCCTGCTGTATACAGTTATCATTAGTGAGATTGAAGACTCGAGGGTCCGGAAGCACACTAAGGATGAATATTTTACGGTTAAGTCTTGCTACGATGCTCTTTCTACTAAAAACCTTGCGGACTTTCTCTACAAGGCGGTGTGGAATAGTAAGGTACCAACTAAAATATCATTCTTTATTTGGTTGGTACACCATAATTCCATACTTACCCAAGATGTTCTGATGGGTAGGGGGAGACCTACGGCAAACAGGTGTATTATGTGTAAATTGGAGGAAGAAACGACGAACCATCTCCTGCTTCATTGTCCAGTGGCTACTAAGATATGGAATTTCTTCTATGATGCTTTTGGAGTAGATTGGGCACAAGGGGAAAATATTCAAATGGTTTTTCTCGAAAACAAGATTAAAATCTTCTTGACAAAAGGAAATTTTATGTGGGATGTCTTACCTTTCGCCATCAACTGGTGTATTTGGAAGGAAAGAAAGTCGCGGACTTTCGAAATGAAACAGCTGAAAACTGACGGGATTATCCAAGAAATTAAATCTACAATTTTTATTGGGATATCCCTTTTAAAGCTTTGGAGGGAATCCATTTCGAGGACCTTATGTGCAGAT from Papaver somniferum cultivar HN1 unplaced genomic scaffold, ASM357369v1 unplaced-scaffold_80, whole genome shotgun sequence includes these protein-coding regions:
- the LOC113344899 gene encoding uncharacterized protein LOC113344899 codes for the protein MDTSMENTQAYLSLSNSDVEETSDEEVASNTSDEEAVPRYDDMVLNNPIIRASRELKNDERLGIYQYLLTHSNNGRVKRGSIPRVAGIFKTSVSTVSRIWNRSKENHNSNMPADVSSRKPTRVGRKRVEIDRDRVLAVPLNRRTCIRTLAAEIEMSTTTLHRRIKEGKVKPHTSAVRPALNDDGKIKRLNYCIDMLDTSTFNSKPMFKDMFDYVHIDEKWFNMTKISQRYYLLPDEPKPHRECQSKRFIPKIMFTAAVARPQYDSSGNLIFDGKIGIWAMVKKVPAARNSKNRKAGTLETKPIDPVDKKVSMEFLIDKVLPAIRAKWTTGSTRTIYIQQDNAKPHISKDDEKFKNAALIDGFDIQLKNQPPNSPDMNTLDLGYFNTLQSIQHRQRMNNIDELIVAVEKAYNDMEPRIINKVFLTHQLCMLEVMKARGEIRYVLPHIGKDKLEREGNLPIRIEADSALLHDILVELNRMPEFWSTLERNMVGSSLESRSENLNENINPEV